One genomic window of Quercus robur chromosome 6, dhQueRobu3.1, whole genome shotgun sequence includes the following:
- the LOC126689935 gene encoding uncharacterized protein LOC126689935, producing MEDGLNGKENIHSPIPENVDVPIPKNIHSPIPENADIPIPENNHISQTQFQKADLDSLDYDPGIHKQIWEYHVADIIEKAPKNAIYTSPKIQKEILHVYLDKVKKAILEEIGDAKFCIMVDEARDKSMKEQMVVVFRYVDREGIVKERFFGLIHVVDTATLTLKKGIYSLLSQHYLDIQNIQEQGYDGVSYMRVLLNIIDDASDGEHRAEAESAYDGLTSFELVFILQLEKETMEITDKLCQALQSQSQDILNAMHLVSSNVINSVSELNHRFNEDAMELLRLSLVLEPQEALKSFRSSGLCLLVKNFYPQDFTDYDKQVLEKELCHFEHNVVQDPEFKKLNSLSELYQWLVRTGNSEYYKLVYRMVRLVLSLPVSTATIERTFSAMKVVKTNLRNKI from the exons ATGGAAGACGGATTGAACGGAAAAG aaaatattCATTCCCCAATTCCAGAAAATGTCGATGTTCCAATCCCAAAAAATATCCATTCCCCAATTCCAGAAAATGCCGATATCCCAATTCCGGAAAATAACCATATCtctcaaacacaatttcaaaaagcTGATCTTGATTCTTTGGATTATGATCCTGGAATACACAAACAAATATGGGAATATCAT GTTGCTGACATAATAGAAAAAGCTCCCAAAAATGCAATCTACACATCACCTAAGATTCAAAAGGAAATTCTACATGTTTACTTAGATAAAGTGAAGAAGGCAATTTTGGAAGAAATTGGTGATGCAAAGTTTTGCATAATGGTTGATGAAGCTCGTGATAAGTCCATGAAAGAGCAAATGGTTGTGGTTTTTAGATATGTTGATAGAGAAGGCATTGTGAAAGAACGTTTTTTTGGCCTTATTCACGTTGTTGACACTGCGACTTTAACTCTAAAGAAGGGGATATATTCTTTGTTATCTCAACATTACttagatatacaaaatattcaagAGCAAGGATATGATGGAGTAAGCTACATGCGAG TTTTACTAAATATAATTGATGATGCAAGTGATGGAGAACATCGGGCAGAAGCAGAGTCAGCTTATGATGGTTTAACTTCATTTGAATTGGTCTTTATCTTGCAACTTGAGAAGGAAACTATGGAGATCACTGATAAactttgtcaagctttgcaaAGCCAATCTCAAGACATTTTAAATGCCATGCATTTAGTTTCATCCAATGTTATTAATTCCGTTTCG GAACTAAATCATCGATTTAATGAAGATGCAATGGAGTTACTTAGGCTTAGCTTAGTTTTAGAACCTCAAGAGGCATTAAAATCTTTTAGAAGTAGTGGTCTTTGTTTGTTGGTAAAGAATTTCTATCCACAAGATTTCACAGATTATGACAAACAAGTGTTGGAGAAGGAGCTTTGTCATTTTGAGCATAATGTAGTCCAGGATCCagagttcaaaaaattgaatagtTTATCTGAGTTGTATCAATGGTTAGTGAGAACTGGAAACTCAGAATACTACAAACTTGTTTATAGAATGGTGAGACTTGTGCTTAGTCTTCCAGTTTCTACTGCTACTATAGAGCGGACATTTTCAGCTATGAAAGTTGTCAAAACTAACCTtcgaaacaaaatataa